In Rutidosis leptorrhynchoides isolate AG116_Rl617_1_P2 chromosome 2, CSIRO_AGI_Rlap_v1, whole genome shotgun sequence, one genomic interval encodes:
- the LOC139893750 gene encoding pyrophosphate--fructose 6-phosphate 1-phosphotransferase subunit alpha-like — translation MESDYGVPRDLSHLQQARSLYKPQLPPCLQGTTVRVEYGDATTVVDSAGASAISQSFPHTYGQPLAHFLRATSNVPDAHIITHHPAIRVGLVFCGRQSPGGHNVVWGLHEALKFHNSESILLGFLGGSEGLFAQRTLEITDDVLATYKNQGGYDLLGRTKDQIRTTEQVNSALKACKALKLDGLVIVGGVSSNTDAARLAETFSQAKCSTKVVGVPVTLNGDLKNQFVEANVGFDTVCKVDSQLISNLCTDAISAEKYYYFVRIMGQKASHVALECALQSHPNMVILGEEVVASKLTIFDLTKQICDAVQARAENEKYHGVILLPEGLIESIPEVYALLQEIRIFLQQGVPTNKISSQLSPWASALFQFLPPFIREELLLYPESDDSAQLSQIETEKLLAVLVEAEMSKRLKKGTYKGKKFTAICHFMGYQARGSLPSKFDCDYAYVLGHICYHILVAGLNGYMATVTNLKDSLNNWRCGAAPITAMMAVKDYGHASGSMITGKPVVHPATVDLRGKVYEKLRENATKFLMDDAYINPGPLQFDGPGSESRTVSLYIQDLDYMGRIKQLNVYLDKVRSIVKPGCSQDILKAALSAMSSVTDILSVMASSSNGNI, via the exons ATGGAATCAGATTATGGAGTTCCAAGAGACCTATCTCATCTGCAACAAGCTAGATCACTTTACAAACCACAGCTTCCTCCTTGTCTTCAG GGAACTACTGTGCGAGTAGAGTATGGTGATGCAACTACGGTAGTGGATTCCGCAGGTGCTAGTGCGATAAGTCAATCTTTTCCTCACACTTATGGTCAACCATTGGCTCATTTTCTTCGAGCTACGTCCAATGTACCTGATGCACATATTATTACTCATCATCCTGCAATCAG AGTTGGATTGGTTTTCTGTGGGAGACAATCTCCTGGAGGACATAATGTTGTGTGGGGCCTACATGAAGCTCTTAAATTTCACAACTCCGAAAGTATTTTACTTGGATTTCTCG GTGGTTCCGAAGGTTTATTTGCTCAACGGACACTTGAAATCACAGACGATGTTCTTGCTACCTACAAAAACCAAG GTGGTTACGACCTATTGGGTCGAACAAAAGATCAAATTAGAACAACTGAACAAGTCAATTCTGCATTGAAAGCATGCAAGGCTCTGAAGTTGGATGGCCTTGTCATTGTTGGAG GCGTATCGTCAAATACAGATGCAGCCCGTCTTGCTGAGACTTTTTCTCAAGCAAAATGCTCTACAAAG GTGGTAGGAGTACCTGTTACCTTGAATGGAGATCTTAAAAACCAGTTTGTTGAAGCTAATGTTGGCTTTGATACAGTTTGTAAG GTTGACTCTCAGCTCATCAGCAACCTCTGCACAGATGCTATTTCAGCTGAGAAG TACTATTATTTTGTTCGCATAATGGGTCAGAAAGCATCTCATGTTGCCTTGGAATGCGCTTTGCAGTCACATCCTAACATG GTTATTCTTGGTGAAGAAGTTGTTGCTTCAAAATTAACCATCTTTGACTTAACAAAACAAATATGTGATGCCGTGCAAGCCAGGGCAGAAAACG AAAAGTACCATGGTGTCATTCTGCTTCCAGAAGGGCTAATAGAAAGCATTCCTGAAGTTTACGCCTTGTTGCAG GAAATTCGTATATTTCTTCAACAAGGTGTTCCCACTAATAAAATATCATCACAACTGTCTCCTTGGGCATCCGCGTTATTTCAATTTTTGCCACCTTTTATTAGAGAAGAG CTTCTTCTTTATCCTGAATCAGATGACTCTGCAcaattgtctcag ATAGAAACAGAAAAGCTTCTTGCTGTGCTTGTGGAAGCGGAAATGAGCAAACGACTG aaaaaaggaacatataaagggaagaaatttactgCAATCTGTCACTTTATGGGTTATCAAGCGCGAGGTTCACTACCTTCAAAATTCGACTGTGACTACGCCTAT GTTCTTGGACATATTTGTTACCATATTCTGGTTGCTGGTCTTAATGGTTACATGGCCACCGTAACTAATTTGAAGGATTCTTTAAACAATTGGCGCTGCGGTGCTGCTCCAATAACT GCAATGATGGCCGTAAAGGATTATGGTCACGCTTCTGGGTCGATGATAACTGGAAAGCCTGTTGTTCATCCTGCTACCGTCGATTTAAGAGGAAAAGTATACGA GAAGCTTAGAGAAAATGCAACAAAGTTCTTGATGGATGATGCGTACATAAACCCTGGCCCGCTTCAGTTTGATGGTCCAGGTTCCGAATCTAGGACTGTCAGCTTGTACATTCAGGACCTGGATTACATGGGTCGTATAAAACAACTAAACGTGTATCTTGATAAG GTACGAAGCATTGTGAAACCAGGCTGTTCTCAAGACATTTTGAAAGCTGCTTTAAGTGCCATGTCATCTGTGACAGATATACTTTCCGTTATGGCGTCTTCTTCGAATGGCAACAtttaa